The sequence TTATAAAGCTTATCAACTATTCCCCAAAACTGTTTTTCGGAATATCCAAGGAAATCACAAAAGTCTCTAACACTTAATGGATCTAAAGCGTGATCATGTTCACGAACTAATTCAAACGCTCTTTCTCTTGTAATCATACCATATCTTACCATCCTTGCAGCATAATCAGTTGCGGA comes from Candidatus Margulisiibacteriota bacterium and encodes:
- a CDS encoding N-acetyl sugar amidotransferase, whose product is SATDYAARMVRYGMITRERAFELVREHDHALDPLSVRDFCDFLGYSEKQFWGIVDKLYNTEIFYEDKNGSWKLKNEIDN